The following coding sequences are from one Formosa haliotis window:
- a CDS encoding WG repeat-containing protein — protein sequence MFPQFNATYWYKDDLGLAIKDNKYGFINENGEIIIPLVYEDAFPFYNGYASIKENDKWNYINKEGKIIFSDSLIFSYKPIIDNKAIFMISGKEVEKRKRMHSEDRNGSQTFAEYLNQIKNIQLKEGLIDINGEIIIEPIYDEISGYFVNGFMRVRNNGKAGIINEKGEIVIPIEYDNVLDYKNDMFTAEKSNKWGIIDTENNIIIPFEFSRIRHFQDDLALITNKGTGYINNRKEIIIEPQNSFNLSGDFYNGLALVKKDKKYGFINKENKVVIPIIYDNALPFNGKKTIVQKDGISFFIDQKGKMIKRISKPYLWTEKDELIRFAE from the coding sequence ATGTTTCCACAATTCAATGCAACGTATTGGTATAAGGATGATTTAGGACTTGCTATAAAAGACAATAAGTATGGTTTTATTAATGAAAATGGAGAAATAATTATTCCATTAGTTTATGAAGATGCATTTCCTTTTTACAATGGTTATGCTTCAATAAAAGAAAACGACAAATGGAATTATATAAACAAAGAAGGTAAAATTATCTTTTCTGACAGCTTGATTTTTAGCTATAAACCAATTATTGACAATAAGGCTATTTTTATGATTTCAGGTAAAGAAGTAGAAAAGAGAAAAAGAATGCACTCTGAAGACAGAAATGGAAGTCAAACTTTTGCTGAATATCTGAATCAGATTAAAAACATACAATTAAAAGAAGGTTTAATAGACATTAACGGAGAAATCATAATTGAACCTATTTACGATGAAATTTCAGGCTATTTTGTTAATGGATTTATGCGTGTTAGGAACAACGGAAAAGCTGGAATTATAAATGAAAAAGGAGAAATAGTTATTCCAATAGAGTACGACAATGTATTAGATTACAAAAACGATATGTTTACTGCCGAAAAAAGTAATAAATGGGGAATTATTGACACAGAAAATAATATCATAATTCCGTTTGAATTTAGTCGAATTAGACATTTCCAAGATGATTTAGCACTTATTACTAACAAAGGAACAGGTTACATTAACAATCGAAAAGAAATCATTATCGAACCACAAAACAGTTTTAATTTATCCGGAGATTTTTACAATGGTTTGGCTCTTGTGAAAAAAGACAAAAAGTATGGTTTCATCAATAAAGAAAATAAAGTTGTAATTCCAATTATTTATGACAATGCACTTCCATTTAATGGCAAGAAAACTATTGTACAAAAGGATGGAATTTCTTTTTTCATAGACCAAAAAGGGAAAATGATTAAACGAATTTCTAAACCTTATCTTTGGACTGAAAAAGATGAATTGATAAGGTTTGCAGAATAA
- a CDS encoding IS110 family transposase has protein sequence MNTQITATPKLYIGIDIHKRSWKVHCSTDLFSGKSFSMPPEPSQLKAYVDKHFLDHEVSTAYEAGCCGYYAHRCFESYGWRSLVVNPADIHRKGKERFTKTDRIDAQLISRELKDGRLSSIHVPDMHREALRSLFRRRNDLVKDFRRIKSYIKMQLLYFGIKVPEQYDNDHWSHGFRDWLDNMIFQYPIAKGSLESRMRHFRFIDEDLRLVSNQLRAYCRKHFKKDYYLLKSIPGIGGIVACGIISELGDLRRFNNLKHLAGYVGLAPGVYQSGANSKTMGITPQAHRLIRSYFIEASWQAIRTDPVMQSYYRKHSGKDSKKIIIKVARKLLCRTLAIIKTETPYEIGVVA, from the coding sequence ATGAACACTCAAATTACCGCCACCCCTAAATTATACATAGGAATCGACATACACAAGCGCAGCTGGAAAGTTCATTGCTCTACGGATCTATTTTCTGGCAAAAGTTTTAGTATGCCACCAGAGCCATCGCAATTAAAAGCTTATGTAGATAAACATTTTTTGGATCATGAAGTAAGTACAGCTTACGAAGCAGGATGCTGTGGCTATTATGCACATCGTTGTTTCGAGAGTTATGGTTGGCGCTCTTTGGTGGTTAATCCTGCAGATATTCATCGTAAAGGCAAGGAACGTTTTACCAAGACGGATCGTATTGATGCGCAGCTAATCAGTAGAGAGCTGAAAGATGGTCGACTATCCAGTATCCATGTTCCAGATATGCACCGCGAAGCGCTAAGGAGTTTGTTTCGTAGACGCAATGATTTGGTTAAGGACTTTAGGCGCATAAAAAGTTACATCAAAATGCAGTTGCTCTACTTTGGTATAAAAGTTCCTGAACAGTACGATAACGACCATTGGAGCCATGGTTTTCGTGATTGGTTGGATAATATGATATTTCAATACCCCATAGCTAAGGGAAGTTTAGAAAGTCGTATGCGTCATTTCAGATTTATAGATGAAGATTTACGTTTGGTAAGCAATCAACTTAGAGCTTATTGCCGTAAGCATTTCAAGAAAGATTATTATTTGCTTAAGAGTATACCTGGAATTGGTGGTATTGTGGCCTGTGGGATCATAAGTGAACTTGGCGATTTACGTCGGTTTAATAATTTGAAACATTTGGCAGGTTATGTAGGGTTAGCCCCAGGAGTTTATCAAAGTGGAGCAAATAGCAAGACTATGGGGATTACTCCACAAGCTCACCGCTTAATCCGCTCGTATTTTATAGAAGCTTCATGGCAAGCCATACGGACGGACCCTGTGATGCAGAGTTATTATCGCAAGCATTCGGGTAAGGACAGTAAAAAGATTATTATAAAAGTGGCCAGGAAGCTATTATGTAGAACATTGGCCATAATAAAAACAGAAACACCTTATGAAATTGGTGTTGTAGCATAA